A stretch of the Cydia amplana chromosome 6, ilCydAmpl1.1, whole genome shotgun sequence genome encodes the following:
- the LOC134648991 gene encoding uncharacterized protein LOC134648991 isoform X2, translating into MSKRTAKDKLKYYREKIKRLEDHKRRYRIIYDSSSSEDEDVVMEQNPDGSVPAHDPIIQEPQLNIENPVLEHNSDVSIPDHNNEIPAPENQADLLMSSAQPELDPDMLLALGESTEDTPEYGEKIHDNLSKLWLPLLKKGMTNEAKDKIRKDYLVPDNCRLLQAPKLNVEISAAVPDMVRNRDKNLAAAQQQLGHGIAAVNRAMDILIKCVDSNGIEAMKHLSNGCRILCDLHSSSTQSRIKLITPSLDKTFLQVIQDTERDDTLFSNKLSEKIKAAKTIEKQGLQIKKTSPKKPAPAQPSTSRASYSGNWSAPPRYASNRGGRRGARRQTNYTRRTFPAPQPAKTPPATKTRAQAP; encoded by the exons ATGTCGAAGCGCACAGCTAAAGACAAGTTAAAATATTACCGTGAAAAAATTAAACGTCTTGAAGATCATAAAAGACGATACAGGATCATTTATGATTCGTCTTCATCGGAAGATGAAG ATGTTGTAATGGAACAAAATCCAGATGGTTCCGTGCCGGCTCATGATCCTATTATACAGGAACCACAGCTAAACATCGAAAATCCCGTACTGGAACATAATAGTGATGTATCGATACCGGACCATAATAACGAGATTCCTGCACCTGAAAATCAGGCAGATTTACTCATGTCGTCAGCTCAACCCGAGCTCGACCCGGACATGCTGCTGGCTCTCGGGGAATCGACCGAGGATACCCCCGAGTATGGCGAAAAAATCCACGATAATTTATCGAAACTTTGGTTACCGTTACTCAAAAAAGGTATGACAAATGAAGCCAAAGATAAAATCCGAAAAGACTATTTGGTTCCCGACAATTGTCGATTGCTACAAGCACCAAAATTAAACGTGGAGATTTCAGCAGCCGTACCCGATATGGTCCGTAATCGAGATAAAAACCTGGCTGCAGCGCAGCAACAACTCGGCCACGGGATCGCTGCCGTCAACAGGGCCATGGATATTCTAATTAAATGTGTAGATTCCAACGGAATCGAAGCTATGAAACACCTCAGCAACGGCTGCCGTATTCTGTGTGACCTTCATTCGTCATCTACTCAAAGCCGCATTAAACTCATCACACCTAGTCTCGATAAGACGTTCTTGCAAGTTATTCAAGACACAGAACGTGATGATACCCTGTTTAGTAATAAATTGTCCGAGAAAATCAAGGCAGCGAAGACCATTGAAAAACAAGGTCTCCAAATCAAGAAAACGTCCCCAAAGAAACCCGCGCCTGCTCAGCCGTCGACAAGTCGAGCGTCGTACTCGGGAAACTGGTCAGCGCCCCCTCGTTACGCGTCGAACAGGGGGGGGCGGAGAGGTGCTCGCAGGCAGACGAATTACACCCGTCGGACGTTTCCAGCTCCACAACCGGCCAAGACACCCCCTGCGACCAAGACACGTGCCCAGGCACCGTAA
- the LOC134648991 gene encoding uncharacterized protein LOC134648991 isoform X1, which translates to MQISRTMRAIFSRCALLCDTNIFSTYPQEKIFFIKCNNHFFFVLDVVMEQNPDGSVPAHDPIIQEPQLNIENPVLEHNSDVSIPDHNNEIPAPENQADLLMSSAQPELDPDMLLALGESTEDTPEYGEKIHDNLSKLWLPLLKKGMTNEAKDKIRKDYLVPDNCRLLQAPKLNVEISAAVPDMVRNRDKNLAAAQQQLGHGIAAVNRAMDILIKCVDSNGIEAMKHLSNGCRILCDLHSSSTQSRIKLITPSLDKTFLQVIQDTERDDTLFSNKLSEKIKAAKTIEKQGLQIKKTSPKKPAPAQPSTSRASYSGNWSAPPRYASNRGGRRGARRQTNYTRRTFPAPQPAKTPPATKTRAQAP; encoded by the coding sequence ATGCAAATAAGCAGAACAATGCGCGCAATCTTCAGTAGATGCGCGTTACTCTGCGACACAAATATTTTCTCAACCTACCCCCAagagaaaatatttttcataaaatgtaataatcacTTCTTTTTTGTTTTAGATGTTGTAATGGAACAAAATCCAGATGGTTCCGTGCCGGCTCATGATCCTATTATACAGGAACCACAGCTAAACATCGAAAATCCCGTACTGGAACATAATAGTGATGTATCGATACCGGACCATAATAACGAGATTCCTGCACCTGAAAATCAGGCAGATTTACTCATGTCGTCAGCTCAACCCGAGCTCGACCCGGACATGCTGCTGGCTCTCGGGGAATCGACCGAGGATACCCCCGAGTATGGCGAAAAAATCCACGATAATTTATCGAAACTTTGGTTACCGTTACTCAAAAAAGGTATGACAAATGAAGCCAAAGATAAAATCCGAAAAGACTATTTGGTTCCCGACAATTGTCGATTGCTACAAGCACCAAAATTAAACGTGGAGATTTCAGCAGCCGTACCCGATATGGTCCGTAATCGAGATAAAAACCTGGCTGCAGCGCAGCAACAACTCGGCCACGGGATCGCTGCCGTCAACAGGGCCATGGATATTCTAATTAAATGTGTAGATTCCAACGGAATCGAAGCTATGAAACACCTCAGCAACGGCTGCCGTATTCTGTGTGACCTTCATTCGTCATCTACTCAAAGCCGCATTAAACTCATCACACCTAGTCTCGATAAGACGTTCTTGCAAGTTATTCAAGACACAGAACGTGATGATACCCTGTTTAGTAATAAATTGTCCGAGAAAATCAAGGCAGCGAAGACCATTGAAAAACAAGGTCTCCAAATCAAGAAAACGTCCCCAAAGAAACCCGCGCCTGCTCAGCCGTCGACAAGTCGAGCGTCGTACTCGGGAAACTGGTCAGCGCCCCCTCGTTACGCGTCGAACAGGGGGGGGCGGAGAGGTGCTCGCAGGCAGACGAATTACACCCGTCGGACGTTTCCAGCTCCACAACCGGCCAAGACACCCCCTGCGACCAAGACACGTGCCCAGGCACCGTAA